In a genomic window of Sutcliffiella sp. FSL R7-0096:
- a CDS encoding response regulator, producing the protein MNILLVDDEQLEIEQLTYLLHKHYPKWKVYHAFDAAQAWNICDKQHIDLSFLDIHLPGKNGLELGKLLKTKHTNMEFIILTAFQTFEYAQTSIKIGVADYLTKPLIEAELVEVLYKFKHRGNYSPAIQQAILIIQQEYKDKLTLPYLSSKIHMNPIYFSRKFMEEVGIGFSEYLNKYRIEIAADLLTKNPNMHISTIADECGFNSQHYFSQQFKKHYGKTPRDYKFEGTH; encoded by the coding sequence ATGAACATTTTATTAGTGGATGATGAACAACTAGAAATTGAACAACTAACATATCTATTGCACAAGCATTATCCCAAATGGAAGGTCTATCACGCTTTTGATGCAGCACAGGCATGGAACATTTGTGATAAGCAGCATATTGATTTATCTTTCCTGGATATTCACCTGCCGGGTAAAAATGGCCTCGAACTTGGCAAACTATTAAAGACTAAACATACTAATATGGAGTTCATCATTTTGACTGCCTTTCAAACCTTTGAATATGCACAAACCTCCATTAAAATTGGTGTCGCAGATTATTTGACAAAACCTTTGATTGAAGCGGAACTGGTTGAAGTACTGTATAAATTCAAACATCGGGGGAATTACAGTCCCGCCATCCAGCAGGCTATATTAATAATCCAACAGGAATACAAAGATAAACTAACACTTCCATATCTCTCGTCCAAAATACACATGAACCCTATTTATTTCAGCCGTAAGTTCATGGAAGAAGTAGGGATTGGTTTTTCAGAATACCTAAATAAATATAGAATTGAAATCGCTGCCGATTTACTTACTAAAAACCCGAATATGCATATTTCCACCATTGCTGATGAATGTGGATTTAACAGCCAGCACTATTTTAGTCAGCAGTTTAAAAAGCATTATGGAAAAACCCCACGGGATTATAAATTTGAGGGAACACATTGA
- a CDS encoding histidine kinase, whose protein sequence is MLQIEDFSLYVMFCVLAPLVGAFTLLFLFIFEKRIDLLENQTNKIKLEKELQQAKYFQLNQQIQPHFFFNTLNSILSLARLNRIEELVRAIEVFSKFLKAKYKSDHFICTVEEEMEYAGHYLQIQKIRFQSRLSYTLNMEEEIKKATILPFLIQTLVENAFKHSFEKYPGEANLSISISLSGSHILLTVWNSSKGVHSGNDDTGTGHGLNNIRRRLSLMYTEEEASLELYHEPGGTRAVVTWPVSYSTYNEKGAKQNEHFISG, encoded by the coding sequence ATGCTCCAGATAGAGGATTTTTCTCTTTATGTCATGTTCTGCGTACTTGCTCCTTTAGTGGGAGCTTTTACTTTATTGTTTTTATTCATCTTTGAAAAAAGAATTGACCTGTTAGAAAACCAAACAAATAAAATCAAGCTGGAAAAAGAACTCCAACAAGCAAAGTATTTTCAGCTGAACCAACAGATTCAGCCCCATTTCTTTTTCAATACCCTTAATTCCATCCTTAGCCTGGCAAGGCTTAATAGGATAGAAGAATTAGTTCGGGCGATTGAAGTGTTTTCTAAGTTCTTAAAAGCCAAATATAAATCAGATCATTTTATATGCACGGTCGAAGAAGAAATGGAATATGCAGGCCATTATCTACAGATACAAAAAATTCGGTTTCAATCACGTCTATCCTACACTCTCAATATGGAGGAAGAAATAAAAAAAGCAACAATACTCCCTTTTCTTATTCAAACCCTTGTAGAAAATGCTTTTAAACATTCTTTCGAGAAGTACCCAGGCGAAGCAAATTTAAGTATTTCCATATCCCTTTCAGGTTCACATATATTACTAACGGTTTGGAACAGTTCGAAAGGTGTGCATTCAGGTAATGATGATACTGGTACAGGACATGGCCTAAACAACATCAGAAGGAGATTGAGCCTTATGTATACAGAAGAAGAGGCTTCTCTAGAGCTATATCATGAACCCGGCGGAACACGCGCAGTTGTCACATGGCCTGTATCATACTCTACCTACAACGAAAAGGGGGCCAAGCAGAATGAACATTTTATTAGTGGATGA
- a CDS encoding dipeptide ABC transporter ATP-binding protein produces MMELVTKKEAKRVLLSVKNLKQYFPIKKDSLFKPTSFVKAVDDISFELKEGETLSIVGESGCGKSTTGRSILRLEQPTDGEIVFNDKDLVRISNTEMRKVRADLQVIFQDPFASLNPRRTIKQTLNEAMAIQQVIPKQKRMERMLELLECVGLPAEALNRYPHEFSGGQRQRIGIARALAVNPKLIICDEAVSALDVSIQAQILNLLKDLQKDFGLTYLFISHDLSVVRHISDRVMVMYLGKIVEIAEKKSIFERPQHPYTQALLSAIPTPDLDAKKEKIVLKGDVPSPIDPPTGCRFHTRCPLANETCKKVEPPLKKWNNQHYVSCHLVK; encoded by the coding sequence ATGATGGAACTAGTAACCAAAAAAGAAGCAAAACGTGTACTTTTATCAGTTAAAAACCTCAAGCAATATTTTCCCATAAAAAAAGACTCGCTTTTCAAACCAACATCATTTGTTAAAGCGGTAGACGATATTTCCTTTGAATTGAAGGAAGGGGAAACATTAAGTATCGTCGGTGAATCAGGTTGTGGAAAATCGACAACGGGACGGTCCATCCTCCGACTTGAACAGCCGACTGACGGAGAGATTGTGTTCAATGATAAAGACCTTGTTCGAATATCCAATACAGAAATGAGAAAGGTGCGTGCAGATTTACAAGTAATCTTCCAAGATCCATTTGCTTCGCTTAATCCAAGAAGAACCATTAAACAAACATTGAATGAAGCCATGGCCATCCAGCAGGTGATCCCTAAACAGAAGAGAATGGAACGAATGCTCGAGTTACTAGAGTGTGTAGGTTTGCCAGCGGAGGCATTGAATCGTTATCCACATGAATTCAGCGGTGGTCAGCGACAGCGTATCGGCATCGCCCGTGCCTTAGCAGTAAATCCAAAATTAATCATTTGTGATGAAGCCGTTTCTGCACTTGATGTCTCCATTCAAGCGCAAATCCTTAACCTACTGAAGGATTTACAAAAAGACTTTGGCTTGACTTACTTGTTCATTTCGCATGACCTTAGTGTCGTGCGGCATATTTCAGATAGGGTCATGGTCATGTACCTGGGGAAAATTGTGGAGATAGCCGAAAAGAAAAGTATTTTTGAAAGGCCACAGCATCCCTATACTCAAGCACTTCTGTCGGCTATTCCTACACCGGATTTGGATGCAAAAAAAGAAAAGATTGTACTAAAAGGAGATGTTCCTTCCCCAATAGATCCACCAACTGGATGCAGGTTCCATACCCGCTGTCCTTTAGCAAATGAAACATGTAAAAAGGTAGAACCTCCATTAAAAAAATGGAACAACCAACATTATGTAAGCTGTCATCTTGTCAAATAA
- a CDS encoding ABC transporter ATP-binding protein: MVSEKLLEVNGLKTHFFSNKGISKAVDGVNLVLHKGETLGIVGESGCGKSITSLSILRLIPSPPGRIVEGSILFKGQDLVNMTENQLRKIRGNDISMIFQEPMTSLNPVISVGEQIAEGIRLHEKLSKKEAWKKAVEMLRLVGIPSPEKRAKQEPFQLSGGMRQRVMIAMALACSPEVLIADEPTTALDVTIQAQILQLIKELQVKLGMGVMMITHDLGVVAETCDTVVVMYAGNVVEYASKEELFRNPKHPYTQGLLASLPKINEDHEYLPTISGNVPSPFSQVQGCRFANRCPHANSLCKTKAPKLTTLQAGEGQVRCWMYSEEWKKSVV, encoded by the coding sequence ATGGTGAGTGAAAAACTATTAGAAGTAAACGGCCTCAAAACTCATTTCTTCTCGAATAAAGGAATTAGTAAAGCCGTGGATGGGGTAAATCTAGTTTTGCACAAAGGGGAGACCTTGGGAATTGTCGGGGAATCAGGTTGCGGGAAAAGTATTACTTCCCTGTCTATTCTTAGGCTGATTCCTTCCCCACCCGGAAGAATAGTGGAAGGCTCTATATTATTTAAAGGCCAAGACCTTGTGAATATGACTGAAAACCAACTGAGAAAAATACGCGGGAATGACATCTCCATGATTTTTCAGGAACCTATGACGTCTCTTAATCCAGTTATCAGTGTAGGTGAACAAATAGCAGAAGGCATTAGACTTCATGAAAAGCTCAGTAAAAAGGAAGCCTGGAAAAAAGCGGTGGAGATGCTACGTCTTGTAGGAATTCCTTCTCCTGAAAAGCGTGCAAAGCAAGAGCCATTTCAGTTGAGTGGCGGTATGAGGCAAAGGGTGATGATTGCCATGGCACTTGCTTGCTCCCCTGAAGTTCTCATCGCCGATGAACCAACCACTGCACTGGACGTGACCATTCAAGCACAGATTCTCCAATTAATTAAGGAATTGCAAGTAAAGCTTGGGATGGGGGTTATGATGATTACCCATGACCTTGGAGTGGTGGCAGAAACCTGTGATACAGTAGTCGTCATGTATGCTGGAAACGTTGTGGAATATGCATCTAAAGAAGAGCTTTTTAGAAATCCGAAACACCCCTACACCCAAGGGCTATTGGCTTCTTTACCAAAAATAAATGAAGATCATGAGTATTTACCAACGATTAGCGGAAACGTTCCAAGTCCCTTTTCTCAGGTCCAAGGCTGTAGGTTTGCCAACCGCTGTCCTCACGCAAATTCACTATGCAAGACAAAAGCGCCAAAACTGACCACTCTGCAAGCTGGGGAGGGACAAGTTCGATGTTGGATGTATTCAGAGGAATGGAAAAAATCAGTTGTATAA
- the nikB gene encoding nickel ABC transporter permease codes for MISFLIKRLVQMIPVLIGVTLVVFLIMQMVPGDPAVLLAGEGASKETIEGIRTQLGLNQPLYVQYFDYLTNIFKGDLGVSIKNNKPVLDEIMVRLPITMELALFSILITIVLGMAAGIISAIKPYSVSDLSVMLIALIGISIPSFWFGLMLMYIFSVKLQLLPVAGWDSWQHIILPALTLGAGGAAIVARMTRSSMLEVIRQDYIRTARAKGLREQIIISKHALRNALIPVITVVGLQFGALLGGTVLTESIFAINGLGRLIVESIRMRDLPMVQGGVLVASLIFVLVNLLVDLLYRIFNKRIELN; via the coding sequence ATGATTTCTTTTTTAATAAAACGTTTGGTTCAAATGATTCCCGTATTAATAGGTGTAACCTTGGTTGTTTTTCTAATTATGCAGATGGTTCCTGGAGATCCAGCTGTTCTCTTGGCGGGGGAGGGTGCTTCAAAAGAAACAATAGAAGGAATACGGACTCAATTGGGGTTAAATCAACCGCTATATGTCCAGTACTTTGATTACTTAACGAACATTTTCAAAGGAGATCTTGGGGTATCCATTAAAAATAATAAACCTGTCCTTGATGAAATCATGGTAAGACTCCCTATTACGATGGAACTAGCTCTTTTCAGTATCCTTATAACGATCGTCTTAGGCATGGCGGCTGGTATCATTTCTGCCATTAAGCCTTATTCCGTCTCTGATTTGTCAGTCATGTTAATTGCCCTCATAGGGATCTCCATCCCAAGTTTTTGGTTTGGCCTTATGCTCATGTATATATTTTCCGTCAAACTTCAACTCCTGCCGGTAGCAGGCTGGGATAGCTGGCAGCACATTATCCTCCCCGCCCTCACACTTGGTGCTGGTGGCGCTGCAATAGTTGCTAGGATGACCAGATCAAGTATGCTCGAAGTCATCAGGCAGGACTATATTCGGACTGCGCGTGCAAAAGGACTCCGAGAACAAATTATCATTTCAAAACATGCTCTGCGAAATGCTTTAATTCCTGTCATCACCGTGGTAGGACTTCAATTTGGCGCATTGCTTGGCGGTACTGTCCTTACAGAATCCATATTTGCCATTAACGGGCTGGGAAGATTGATTGTGGAATCTATCAGAATGCGAGATTTGCCAATGGTACAAGGTGGAGTACTTGTTGCGTCCCTTATCTTCGTACTTGTAAATCTATTGGTCGATTTACTCTATCGCATTTTTAATAAACGAATTGAATTGAACTAA
- a CDS encoding ABC transporter permease subunit, whose product MEVQVKTGETILAEETSNPRLEKWKEIIYKLSRNKAAVAGGIIILFYLTVAALAPWLAPYDPYEINLDNRMHSPSMEHWMGTDDKGRDILSRIIYGSRLSMGVGFASVLFGAVFGIVLGLVAGYYGRWVDSIVMRIIDVMLAFPGILLALAIISALGPSLINVTIAVGVFSVPLFARIVRGSTLEVKKLEYIDAIRSLGARDITIIFIHILPNILSPIIVQGSLRLATAILSAAGLSFLGLGAQPPSPEWGTMLSSGRDFLFSAPYMALFPGLAISILVLGFNIFGDGLRDALDPRMK is encoded by the coding sequence ATGGAAGTTCAAGTAAAGACGGGAGAAACAATTCTTGCTGAGGAAACGAGTAATCCTCGATTAGAAAAATGGAAAGAAATCATTTATAAACTATCTAGAAACAAAGCAGCAGTGGCAGGTGGAATCATCATTTTATTTTATTTGACAGTAGCTGCACTCGCACCTTGGTTGGCACCTTATGATCCATATGAAATCAACTTGGACAATCGCATGCACTCCCCCTCAATGGAACATTGGATGGGGACGGACGATAAAGGAAGGGATATACTTAGCAGAATAATTTATGGTTCCCGCTTATCAATGGGTGTCGGCTTTGCCTCTGTACTATTCGGGGCGGTATTTGGAATTGTGCTTGGATTGGTTGCCGGTTACTACGGCAGATGGGTTGACTCCATTGTGATGAGAATAATTGATGTCATGCTTGCTTTCCCAGGTATTCTGTTGGCTTTAGCTATTATCAGTGCATTAGGTCCCAGCTTAATCAACGTAACCATAGCAGTGGGGGTATTCTCTGTTCCTTTATTTGCCCGCATAGTAAGGGGCTCTACATTGGAAGTCAAGAAGCTAGAATATATAGATGCGATCCGATCGTTGGGAGCAAGGGATATAACAATCATATTCATTCATATACTCCCAAATATTCTCTCCCCGATCATCGTACAGGGTTCCTTAAGATTGGCCACTGCCATTTTATCAGCAGCAGGGTTGTCCTTTTTAGGACTTGGAGCTCAGCCACCTTCACCAGAATGGGGAACCATGCTTAGTAGTGGAAGGGATTTCTTATTTAGCGCACCCTATATGGCCCTATTTCCTGGCCTTGCCATTTCCATTTTAGTTTTAGGCTTTAATATTTTCGGAGATGGCCTTCGCGATGCTTTAGATCCAAGAATGAAATAA